In 'Nostoc azollae' 0708, the following are encoded in one genomic region:
- a CDS encoding cytochrome c oxidase subunit 3 produces MTRWVIHVDESPIPLERWWRYLPNWLKRFLAIRGGRAKNHHGKGMFGFTVFLLWESMVFLSFIFTYVALRLTHSQNWLPPGVSGSKLSTFVIINTVVLLSSSFVIQPAENALKHHQLNKFRWLWLMTICMGSYFLIGQGIEWSQLGFRSTTGLVGSTFYVLTGFHDLHVINGVILQIIMLFRSLIPGNYNKDHFGASATTLFWHFVDIVWVFLFSILYLWQA; encoded by the coding sequence ATGACCCGTTGGGTAATTCATGTAGATGAGAGTCCTATCCCTTTGGAACGCTGGTGGCGATACCTACCAAATTGGCTAAAGCGTTTCCTAGCAATTCGTGGTGGACGTGCTAAAAACCATCATGGTAAGGGTATGTTCGGGTTTACCGTGTTCCTGCTATGGGAAAGCATGGTTTTCTTGAGTTTTATCTTCACTTATGTTGCCCTGCGATTGACACATTCACAGAATTGGCTACCACCTGGTGTTTCCGGTTCAAAATTGTCTACCTTTGTGATTATTAACACGGTGGTGTTACTCTCCAGTAGCTTTGTCATTCAACCAGCAGAAAATGCTCTCAAGCACCATCAGCTAAATAAATTCCGTTGGCTTTGGTTGATGACAATTTGCATGGGAAGTTACTTCTTAATTGGTCAAGGAATTGAATGGAGTCAACTCGGTTTTAGGTCAACTACAGGATTAGTTGGTTCAACATTTTACGTATTAACAGGTTTTCATGATTTACACGTTATTAATGGTGTAATTCTCCAGATAATTATGCTTTTCCGTTCCTTAATTCCAGGTAATTACAACAAAGATCATTTTGGTGCAAGTGCAACGACTCTATTTTGGCATTTCGTTGATATAGTTTGGGTGTTCCTCTTCTCAATTCTCTACTTGTGGCAGGCTTAA
- a CDS encoding NAD(P)/FAD-dependent oxidoreductase: MNSPVYQTVIVGGGFTGLFTALHLAHEHYPRSVILIDKNKRFCFKPLLYEYFDGEMNSSQVVPHFSELLKCSGVIFVQDIVQSIDLHQSEVELASGNSYKYSNLVLALGSVTGYPHVEGAKENAFPFWTQADAIALDRHLRDCLQKAIQTEDVEQRRKLLTVVIVGGGPSGVEMAATLADFLPHWYGVLGGSSAEIRVILLNHGQKILDGDINDPLRPIAETELQKRTVEIGIILEAEATVVHPNAVEYKSHGEVRKLPTYTTIWTAGTSTHPLIQDLPIPQEHRDHHRRPLVTPTMQLLDFPEVFAGGDCAAVQNSSLPPTAQVAYQHGANIARNLTALALGKDPKPVKVDIRGTMLKLGLNDAAANLFNIFEVAGEPAHLIRQGTYLTLLPTPIHNFKATTEWLDEEIFHHHINPRNLGQELVHVMELVGAGVVGVLVARKLLRMLGNEGKRE; the protein is encoded by the coding sequence ATGAACAGCCCAGTTTATCAGACTGTGATCGTCGGTGGTGGTTTTACCGGTCTATTTACAGCCTTACACTTAGCTCACGAACACTATCCTCGCTCTGTGATCTTAATTGATAAAAATAAACGCTTTTGTTTTAAGCCATTACTTTATGAATATTTCGATGGAGAAATGAATAGCTCTCAAGTAGTACCACACTTTTCGGAATTACTTAAATGTAGTGGTGTCATTTTTGTTCAAGATATAGTACAGTCAATAGACCTGCATCAATCGGAAGTCGAATTAGCTTCTGGGAATTCCTACAAATACAGTAACTTAGTATTAGCTTTGGGGAGCGTTACTGGCTATCCTCACGTTGAGGGTGCTAAAGAAAATGCCTTTCCTTTTTGGACACAAGCTGATGCGATCGCTCTTGACCGACATTTACGTGACTGTTTACAAAAAGCCATCCAAACAGAAGATGTAGAACAACGCCGCAAACTATTAACAGTAGTTATAGTTGGTGGTGGTCCTTCTGGTGTAGAAATGGCAGCGACTTTAGCTGATTTTCTCCCACATTGGTATGGCGTATTAGGCGGTAGTTCTGCGGAAATCCGTGTGATTCTTCTCAATCATGGTCAGAAAATTCTTGATGGCGATATTAACGATCCGTTGCGTCCAATTGCTGAGACAGAATTACAAAAACGGACTGTAGAAATTGGAATTATTCTGGAAGCAGAAGCCACTGTTGTTCATCCTAACGCGGTGGAATATAAGAGCCATGGTGAAGTAAGAAAATTGCCAACGTATACCACAATTTGGACGGCTGGCACTTCTACCCATCCTCTGATCCAAGACTTACCAATTCCGCAAGAACATCGGGATCATCATCGCCGTCCCCTAGTCACTCCCACAATGCAATTGCTTGATTTTCCAGAAGTATTTGCAGGTGGTGATTGTGCAGCAGTTCAGAATAGTTCGCTACCACCTACAGCACAAGTAGCTTATCAACACGGAGCAAATATTGCTCGGAATTTGACAGCACTTGCTCTAGGAAAAGACCCAAAACCAGTTAAGGTTGACATCCGGGGAACTATGTTGAAGTTGGGCCTCAATGATGCGGCTGCTAACTTATTCAATATTTTTGAAGTTGCAGGTGAACCCGCGCATTTAATCCGTCAAGGGACTTACTTAACACTACTACCAACACCAATTCATAACTTTAAAGCTACTACAGAATGGCTGGATGAAGAAATTTTTCATCATCATATTAACCCCCGCAATTTGGGTCAGGAACTTGTCCATGTGATGGAACTGGTTGGTGCTGGAGTTGTTGGTGTTTTAGTGGCGAGAAAATTATTAAGAATGTTGGGTAATGAGGGGAAAAGGGAATAG
- a CDS encoding DUF2231 domain-containing protein → MFPLPLNSQNLPYSDPIHPIVVHFVAMVFFSFICDVVGYSTRNARLFEVGFWNVFMGAIPIFAAMIFGQFEAGLAQVYPAVQPILNFHTVMGWSLTAIVAAITAWRVVIHNRNPLKLPPAYLGVATFLIGLGVIQVYLGSNLFWVYGLHFKPVVEAMKQGISS, encoded by the coding sequence ATGTTCCCTCTCCCTCTTAATAGCCAAAATCTCCCATACTCCGACCCCATACACCCGATTGTTGTCCATTTTGTAGCGATGGTGTTTTTCTCATTTATTTGTGATGTGGTGGGTTATTCCACGCGCAATGCACGTTTATTTGAGGTTGGTTTCTGGAATGTGTTTATGGGTGCGATCCCTATTTTTGCAGCCATGATTTTTGGACAGTTTGAAGCAGGGCTGGCACAAGTTTATCCAGCAGTCCAGCCCATACTTAATTTTCACACAGTCATGGGTTGGTCACTTACGGCGATCGTTGCTGCTATTACAGCTTGGCGGGTTGTGATTCACAATCGCAACCCGCTAAAATTGCCTCCTGCTTACCTCGGTGTAGCAACCTTTTTAATTGGTCTAGGAGTAATCCAAGTGTATTTGGGGAGCAACCTATTTTGGGTATACGGATTACACTTTAAGCCTGTCGTTGAAGCGATGAAACAGGGAATATCGTCATGA
- a CDS encoding IS5 family transposase (programmed frameshift) codes for MARKSYATDLTDMEWEILAPLIPPAKEGGHPPTKDIGEICNAIYFHLKTGCQWNMLPGDFPPRSTVYSYYRKWQGQGVWEKFNHTLGSQVRSKLGKSTQLTALAADSQSVNTDQKKGNVYGFDGCKKVKGRKGQTLVDSLGFVFKVVVSEANAPERILAAYALMELLEEPTELLEKVQVLWVDSGYDGDKFALAVWFLIQAHVEVIGPTEQEFKVLPQPWVVERTFGWFNQYYRLSKDYERLTQMR; via the exons ATGGCACGAAAGTCTTACGCCACAGACTTAACTGATATGGAGTGGGAAATCCTAGCCCCATTGATTCCACCAGCCAAAGAAGGAGGGCATCCACCCACAAAAGATATAGGTGAAATATGTAATGCCATATATTTTCATTTGAAAACTGGATGTCAATGGAATATGCTTCCAGGTGACTTCCCGCCAAGGTCAACGGTATATAGCTATTACAGGAAATGGCAGGGCCAGGGGGTTTGGGAAAAATTCAACCATACATTGGGTAGTCAAGTTCGCTCGAAATTAGGTAAATCAACACAACTTACCGCGCTCGCCGCAGACAGTCAGTCGGTCAACACTGACCAAAAAAAGGGGA ATGTGTATGGTTTTGACGGATGTAAAAAGGTAAAAGGAAGAAAGGGGCAGACTTTAGTTGATAGCCTGGGATTTGTGTTTAAAGTTGTTGTTAGTGAAGCGAATGCCCCAGAACGAATACTTGCTGCCTATGCACTAATGGAACTGCTAGAGGAACCCACAGAATTATTGGAAAAAGTCCAAGTTTTATGGGTTGATTCCGGTTATGACGGTGATAAATTTGCACTTGCAGTTTGGTTCCTGATTCAAGCTCATGTTGAAGTCATAGGACCTACTGAGCAAGAATTTAAAGTTTTACCACAACCCTGGGTAGTAGAAAGAACATTTGGGTGGTTTAACCAATATTATCGTCTAAGCAAGGATTATGAGCGTTTAACACAAATGAGGTAA
- a CDS encoding glycosyltransferase family 4 protein: MKILFLDQSGKPGGAELCLIDIAKPYADSSLVGLFADGDFRSLLQQHQIPVEILATQAIKVNKDSGLLAALGSLGQLIPLINRVIQRARKYDLIYANTQKALVVGAIASLLSRRPLVYHLHDILSIEHFSKTNLRVAITLINQFASLVIANSQASKQAFLHAGGKSNIIEVVYNGFELNNYQISAESVMKIKRELGLQDKFIIGHFSRLSPWKGQHILINALAQCPDNITAILVGDALFGEQHYVKDLHQRVTSLGLEDRVKFLGFRADIPQLMTTCDLVTHTSTAPEPFGRVIVEAMLCGKPVVAAKAGGVMELVEHEINGFLVTPGNPQELAEVINSCIHEPHNTAIIAQNARISASLRFDVTTINQQIGKLLHFLAKNIQ; this comes from the coding sequence ATGAAAATTTTGTTTTTGGATCAAAGTGGTAAACCAGGTGGTGCTGAGTTATGTTTAATAGATATTGCTAAACCCTATGCGGATAGTTCTCTTGTAGGTTTATTTGCAGATGGTGATTTTAGATCATTACTACAGCAGCATCAAATACCTGTAGAAATTTTAGCTACTCAAGCTATTAAAGTTAATAAAGATAGTGGTTTGTTAGCAGCATTAGGGAGTTTAGGTCAGCTCATACCCCTAATTAATCGAGTAATACAACGTGCCAGGAAATATGATTTAATCTACGCCAATACTCAAAAAGCCTTAGTTGTAGGTGCTATTGCGAGTCTTTTATCTCGTCGTCCTTTAGTTTATCATTTACACGATATTCTCTCCATCGAACATTTTAGCAAAACTAACTTGCGTGTTGCTATTACTTTAATTAATCAGTTTGCTTCCTTAGTAATTGCTAATTCCCAAGCCAGTAAACAGGCATTCTTACACGCTGGAGGAAAATCAAATATTATTGAAGTTGTCTATAATGGCTTTGAATTAAATAATTATCAAATCTCCGCAGAAAGTGTGATGAAAATAAAACGAGAATTAGGTTTACAAGATAAATTTATAATTGGGCATTTCAGCCGTTTATCACCTTGGAAGGGGCAGCATATTTTAATTAATGCACTTGCCCAATGTCCAGACAATATCACAGCAATTCTAGTAGGTGATGCTTTATTTGGTGAACAACATTATGTAAAAGATTTACACCAAAGAGTTACCTCTTTGGGATTAGAAGATAGGGTTAAATTTTTAGGATTTCGTGCTGACATTCCCCAATTAATGACAACTTGTGATTTAGTGACACATACATCAACAGCACCTGAACCTTTTGGCAGAGTTATTGTTGAAGCTATGCTGTGTGGTAAACCTGTGGTCGCGGCTAAAGCTGGAGGGGTAATGGAATTAGTGGAACATGAAATCAATGGTTTTTTAGTCACACCAGGAAACCCACAGGAACTAGCAGAGGTAATTAACAGTTGTATTCATGAGCCGCACAACACTGCAATCATTGCTCAAAATGCTAGAATTAGTGCTAGTTTGCGTTTTGATGTAACAACTATTAATCAGCAGATTGGTAAATTACTGCATTTCTTAGCAAAGAATATACAATAA